Proteins found in one Alicyclobacillus cycloheptanicus genomic segment:
- a CDS encoding homoserine dehydrogenase, which translates to MKVTIGLLGCGTVGAGVVELTRRRAGRIADMTGVRPVIKHILVRDEQKPRGVVLEGERLTTRPEDVLDDPEVRVVIETIGGIEPARTFILRALRAGKHVVTANKDLIALHGEEIFDAAEAAQAEVFFEAAVGGAIPLIRPLKGCLTSNEITDLKGIINGTTNYILSKMTETGAGFDEVLREAQELGYAESDPTSDVDGLDAARKLTILASIAFHTRVRLDEVRVHGIRSITAADVAYANDLGCVIKLLAVGRERDGALQLEVRPTLVPKAHPLASVSDAFNALFVRGDAAGDLMFFGRGAGSMPTASAVVGDLIEVMQHLRMGITETRGSNRLPKKQVHANQGPAGRYYIRLTALDRPGVFAKIAGVFGQAGVSMESVLQKRVKGEDAQIVIVTHAVSQGELAAAIQGLKDLGSVPSIDNVLPVEELEGEGPVLEDVMDDVVRTHPELS; encoded by the coding sequence ATGAAGGTAACCATCGGACTCCTTGGGTGCGGTACGGTTGGCGCAGGGGTGGTAGAACTCACCCGCCGCCGGGCCGGACGCATTGCGGACATGACGGGCGTACGCCCGGTCATCAAACACATTCTCGTGCGCGACGAACAAAAACCGCGCGGCGTGGTGTTGGAAGGAGAGCGCCTGACCACGCGTCCGGAGGACGTGCTGGACGACCCGGAAGTGCGCGTGGTCATCGAAACCATTGGCGGCATTGAACCCGCACGGACCTTTATTTTGCGCGCGCTGCGGGCCGGCAAGCACGTGGTCACAGCCAACAAGGACCTGATTGCGCTGCACGGGGAAGAGATTTTCGACGCGGCCGAAGCCGCGCAGGCGGAGGTCTTCTTCGAGGCGGCGGTTGGCGGCGCGATCCCGTTGATTCGCCCGCTCAAAGGCTGCTTGACGTCCAACGAGATCACCGATTTGAAAGGGATTATCAACGGCACCACCAACTATATTCTGTCGAAGATGACGGAAACTGGTGCGGGCTTTGACGAAGTGCTGCGGGAGGCGCAGGAACTCGGATATGCGGAGAGCGACCCGACCAGCGATGTGGATGGGCTGGACGCGGCGCGCAAGCTGACGATTCTGGCGTCCATCGCGTTTCATACGCGGGTTCGGCTGGACGAGGTGCGGGTTCATGGCATTCGCTCCATCACGGCGGCGGACGTGGCGTACGCCAATGACTTGGGCTGCGTGATTAAGCTGCTTGCCGTCGGACGGGAGCGGGACGGTGCCCTGCAGCTGGAGGTGCGGCCGACCTTGGTGCCCAAGGCGCATCCGCTCGCCAGCGTGTCGGACGCGTTCAACGCCTTATTTGTGCGTGGAGACGCTGCAGGCGATTTGATGTTCTTTGGGCGCGGCGCCGGTTCCATGCCGACCGCCAGCGCCGTCGTGGGCGATCTCATCGAGGTGATGCAGCACCTGCGCATGGGCATCACGGAGACCCGCGGCTCGAACCGGCTGCCCAAAAAACAGGTGCATGCAAACCAGGGCCCGGCAGGGCGGTACTACATACGGTTGACTGCGCTCGACCGGCCCGGCGTCTTTGCGAAGATTGCAGGCGTGTTTGGGCAAGCGGGCGTCAGCATGGAGAGTGTGCTGCAAAAACGGGTGAAAGGCGAGGATGCGCAAATCGTGATCGTCACGCACGCCGTGTCGCAGGGCGAACTCGCGGCGGCCATCCAAGGGTTGAAAGACCTCGGCTCTGTCCCGTCGATCGACAACGTGCTGCCGGTGGAAGAGCTGGAAGGAGAAGGCCCGGTGCTGGAAGACGTGATGGATGACGTGGTCAGAACGCATCCGGAGCTTTCGTAG
- a CDS encoding COX15/CtaA family protein: protein MPANQTSPWVRRAISILAILTLIGFFAVNTMGFVDTETGSAFGCGHQWPLCNGAVIPSHWGLKTLIEFSHRGLVGAATLLLFALCALVWWQYRRWLEVRVLVMLSIAFVFLEAALGALGVKFSDPPFELAFHFGISLLAFNSILLLVVVIRYINRALRLQPEAPVLRAQTPVSLRVWTFITLVYTYIAMYIGAYVASTGYGHLFRGWPLPTETRQVQAALTVDWLHRSVAMGLVLLTLYLCIASAKIRQARPDLFFGSLVSLVLVCIQAVTGALLIATNIALFAFLLHVSVVTFLFAAVCYLALQTLPEPRRAFLERRSSSHHGADAVDAQGPRTDHEADDTPEYLLPN, encoded by the coding sequence ATGCCAGCGAACCAGACGTCCCCGTGGGTTCGACGGGCGATCTCCATCCTCGCGATTTTGACCTTGATTGGGTTTTTCGCCGTCAACACGATGGGCTTTGTCGATACCGAGACCGGGTCTGCCTTCGGATGCGGACACCAGTGGCCGCTTTGCAACGGGGCCGTCATTCCATCCCACTGGGGCCTGAAGACGTTGATTGAGTTCAGCCACCGCGGACTGGTGGGCGCTGCGACCCTCCTGTTGTTCGCGCTGTGCGCGCTGGTGTGGTGGCAGTACCGTCGCTGGCTGGAAGTGCGGGTATTGGTGATGCTGTCCATCGCCTTTGTGTTTCTTGAGGCCGCCCTCGGTGCGCTGGGGGTCAAGTTTTCGGACCCGCCCTTCGAGCTGGCGTTTCACTTTGGCATTTCTTTGCTCGCATTTAACAGCATTCTGCTTTTGGTGGTCGTGATTCGCTACATCAACCGCGCGCTGCGTCTGCAGCCCGAGGCACCGGTGCTCCGGGCACAGACCCCCGTGTCCCTGCGCGTTTGGACCTTCATCACCCTCGTGTATACCTACATCGCCATGTACATTGGCGCGTACGTCGCCTCGACAGGCTACGGACATCTGTTCCGCGGCTGGCCGCTTCCAACCGAGACGCGCCAGGTGCAAGCCGCCCTGACGGTGGATTGGCTGCACCGCTCAGTCGCTATGGGGCTGGTCCTGTTGACGCTGTACCTGTGCATCGCATCCGCAAAAATCCGCCAGGCGCGGCCTGACCTGTTCTTTGGCAGCCTGGTGTCGCTCGTTCTGGTGTGCATTCAGGCGGTGACCGGCGCCTTATTGATTGCCACCAACATCGCTTTGTTCGCCTTTTTGCTCCACGTGTCGGTGGTCACCTTTCTGTTCGCAGCGGTCTGCTACTTGGCGCTGCAGACGCTGCCTGAACCGCGCCGGGCGTTTTTGGAGCGGCGCTCATCGTCTCATCACGGCGCTGATGCGGTTGATGCACAGGGGCCGCGGACCGATCACGAAGCGGATGACACGCCTGAGTATCTATTGCCAAATTAA
- a CDS encoding GNAT family N-acetyltransferase, with product MKQTGLSDASRANAAASIQLLPIQREDAAVLWHHARDDDAWVTPDRHWQTWVAWVEALLAAEVMGWSWLRTVSITGRLAGFVTVRTVEAALLPPETTAVECGTYLLPAWRGLGWNALVKQATIHFARSVAGMAAPPDWCLFVVPEDNHRAIAAFRSLDWSWSMELGPGGSFARFARRKSWEAGRPCVVFGCRAAVLAP from the coding sequence TTGAAGCAGACCGGATTGTCCGATGCGTCACGAGCGAACGCAGCCGCATCCATTCAGTTGCTGCCCATCCAGCGCGAAGACGCAGCGGTGCTGTGGCATCACGCCCGTGACGATGACGCGTGGGTCACCCCCGACCGCCATTGGCAGACTTGGGTCGCTTGGGTTGAAGCCTTGCTGGCGGCGGAAGTCATGGGGTGGTCCTGGCTGAGAACGGTGTCCATCACGGGCCGGCTCGCCGGGTTTGTGACCGTGCGCACCGTGGAGGCCGCGCTGCTGCCGCCGGAGACAACCGCGGTGGAGTGCGGCACGTATTTATTGCCCGCATGGCGCGGGCTGGGCTGGAATGCCTTGGTGAAACAAGCCACCATCCACTTCGCGAGGTCCGTTGCGGGGATGGCCGCCCCACCGGACTGGTGCCTGTTTGTTGTCCCCGAAGACAACCATCGCGCCATCGCCGCGTTCCGTTCGTTGGACTGGTCGTGGTCAATGGAGCTGGGGCCCGGCGGGTCGTTTGCCCGCTTTGCGCGCCGCAAGTCGTGGGAAGCCGGCCGCCCGTGCGTCGTCTTCGGCTGCCGTGCCGCGGTGTTGGCGCCGTGA
- a CDS encoding helix-turn-helix domain-containing protein — MASIAEKVRKLRAQRGWTLKQLSAYTRVSISHLDAIEKGTRKSPSFQIMVQLADAFEVPIAYFRDDVAVSDHPSAADHAVQAAPAPQTDTALQGDAALSRLYDADTRRFIVSEQARPYVALAKQLAEQSQSAPALDTSALLQVIAAFIRDRETSYES, encoded by the coding sequence ATGGCGTCGATTGCGGAGAAAGTACGTAAGCTGCGTGCGCAGCGCGGCTGGACACTCAAACAGCTGTCGGCGTACACGCGCGTCTCCATCAGCCATCTCGATGCCATCGAAAAGGGCACCCGAAAGAGCCCGTCCTTTCAAATCATGGTCCAGCTCGCGGACGCCTTCGAGGTTCCCATTGCCTACTTCCGGGACGACGTCGCGGTTTCCGACCATCCATCCGCTGCCGATCACGCCGTTCAGGCAGCACCCGCGCCGCAGACCGACACTGCGCTGCAAGGGGACGCCGCCTTGTCACGGCTCTACGACGCCGACACCCGGCGCTTCATTGTCTCCGAGCAGGCCCGGCCGTATGTCGCGCTCGCCAAGCAGCTGGCGGAACAAAGCCAGTCTGCCCCGGCGCTCGACACCTCCGCACTGCTGCAAGTTATCGCGGCGTTCATCCGCGACCGCGAAACGTCCTACGAAAGTTAG
- a CDS encoding cytochrome c biogenesis CcdA family protein has translation MTPTVSVWLAFAAGLLSFLSPCTLPLFPSYLGYITGVSFHDLQQGADKLAAAARVRVFLHAVCFCIGLSALFVLLGLVSTAVGQLFLEYKTAVRLCGGVLVMGMGLVLAGVIRSDWLLRERRLHIPAVQPLGYLGSALIGVGFAAGWTPCVGPILSTVLILTATHPSVGVWYMVTYAIGFAVPFLLFALTLTSLRPFLRYTPVISRIGGWLMVVMGFLLVSGKLTFLTMWIQQTTGFTGVGL, from the coding sequence ATGACGCCGACCGTTTCGGTTTGGCTTGCGTTTGCCGCAGGGCTCTTGTCTTTTCTCTCACCTTGTACCCTTCCGCTCTTTCCATCCTACTTGGGCTACATCACCGGCGTGTCGTTCCACGACCTCCAGCAGGGGGCGGATAAACTGGCGGCGGCCGCGCGCGTTCGTGTGTTTCTTCACGCGGTCTGCTTCTGCATCGGGCTGTCCGCGCTCTTTGTGCTGCTTGGCTTGGTATCCACCGCTGTTGGACAATTGTTCTTGGAGTACAAGACCGCGGTGCGGCTGTGCGGCGGCGTGTTGGTGATGGGGATGGGGCTCGTGCTGGCGGGTGTCATCCGCAGCGACTGGCTGCTTCGTGAGCGCCGTCTGCACATCCCGGCGGTGCAGCCGCTTGGCTATCTGGGTTCGGCGCTGATCGGGGTCGGCTTTGCGGCTGGGTGGACACCGTGTGTGGGACCCATTTTGTCGACCGTGCTCATCCTGACGGCCACGCACCCGAGTGTCGGGGTATGGTATATGGTCACGTACGCGATTGGCTTTGCCGTGCCGTTTCTGCTCTTCGCGCTGACCTTGACCTCACTGCGCCCGTTTCTTCGTTATACCCCGGTCATTTCACGCATCGGCGGCTGGCTGATGGTGGTGATGGGATTCCTATTGGTTTCGGGGAAACTGACCTTCCTCACGATGTGGATCCAGCAAACCACCGGCTTCACCGGCGTCGGGTTGTAG